AAGTGTTCCTCCACCAACGCAAAGGCTCCGTCTGATTTCCCGACCATGCAAAACCGTCTCCTCACGCTCACCCTCGCCGCGCCACGCGCGTCGGCTTTCAACTTTCTCGCCGACATCGAAAACCTGCCCGCCTGGACCGGCGGCCTCTGCGAATGGGTGGAACTCCACCGCGAGGGCTGGTGGGCCTACACCGCCCTTGGCGAGCTCGCGGTCGAGACCAAGGTGGACGACATTTCCGGGGAGATCGACCTGCGGCTCCGCCACGTCTCGGGCTGGCTGGCGGTCGTGGCGCTGCGTGTGCAGACCGACGGCGAGGGCGGTGCGATCATCCGCGCCTCCTGCCGCCAGCCGGTGGGCATGGACGACGAGGCCTACGACCAGTTGTTCGAGTCGCTGCTCGACGGCCTGCGCGGACTCGTCACTCGGTTTCAGCACGAGCCGGTGGCGGCATGACGGGTAGTTTAAGTTTTAAGTTGAAGTTTAAGACGGAACCCCAAGGCCGGCCGACTTCGACCGATGACATAAACTTCAGACTTAAACTGACGTAGCCGGGCGATGCCCGGCTACGTCGTCGGCTCGACCGTCACCTCGACGCGGAGGAGGGGCGAGTAGCTGCCGGTGAAGACGCCGCGCGTGGGGCTCACGTCGGCGTAGTCGCGGCCGCGGGCCACGACGATGTGGCCGGCGGCGGGGAAGCAAGCGTTGGTCGGGTCGTAGTCCACCCAGCCGACCTCGGGCACGAAGACCGAGACCCACGCGTGCATGGCGTCGGCGCCGCGCAGGCGGGGCTGGCCGGGCGGCGGTTCGGTGAGCAGGTAGCCGCTCACGTAGGCGCCGGGCAGGCCGTGTTGGCGCACACAGCTCAGGAACAGGTGGGTGAAATCTTGGCAGACGCCGCGCTTCTTCTCGAGCGCATCGGCCAGCGGCGTGCTCACGTCGGTTGCGGTGGGATCAAAGGTGAACTCCTCCGCAAAGCGCCGGCCCAGTTCCTCGATCCAGGCGAGCACCGGGATGGCCGGGTCCAGGCCGTCGGCAAGCTCCCGGGTGCCCGGCAGGAGCGGCACGAGCGTCGTCGGGCCGAGGTATTGTTCCAGCAGGAATCTTTCTCCGGTTGAGATGGCGTGGCGCACGCGCTCGCGCGCCTCGACGAGGGAAGGACTCAGGCCGGCCAGCGGCAGCGCCGGGGCCTCGCGTCGGACGACGGCGTGGCTCGTGATGGAAAGTTCGCGGTGCGGTTCGCGCACGGAGAAGAAGTGCCGGGTGTTGCCGAAGAAATCCTCGCGGGTCGAGAGGTCGGGTGCGGCGGGGTGCAGCTCAAGCTGGAAGTCCAGGCACTCCTGCGCCGCCTCGGCCCGCGGCCGCAGCTGCAGCATCTGCCACGCTGCGCCGGCCGCGGCGGCGTGCTGATAGACGGTCTGATGGGTGATGCGGTAGTGGGGCATGTCAGGTGGCTCCGCAGCCGTTAGCCGCGCTTGAGGCATGCCGAAAGCGTGGAGAAAAATGCCCCACGTTCTCGCCATGCTCCAACGCGGCTACGGCCTCGCGGGAGCTCGGTCCTCCGGAAATGGGGTGTGCGCAGGTGTTCATCACCGGCCCTCCGCGTGGGAGAAGTAGATGTGGCTCAGCTCGTCGTTGAGGGCGGCGAGGTGGCGCTGCTGGTCGCGCAAGAGCTGGGCGGCCTCGGCCGGGTGCGTGGCCAGGCGGGCGGCGTCGTTGAGGTGGATGCCGCCGAGCACCCGCACCGACTGGTGGCGCAACGCGGCGACGGCGCGCGGGGCGAGATCCAAAGGCAGCGTGGCGAGGTGGCGGTTGATCTCGTCGGCCTGGAAGCGGAGGCTGCGCGGGTTGTCGGCGGAGATGACGAGCCAGTCGATGACGGCGCCGGTGTCCACCGCGCCGTGGTAGGCGTGGCGGTAGGTGAAGAGGGCGTCGGCGAGATGGAGCAGCGTTTGCAGCCGGAATTCCGTGGGCGGCTTGCCGCCGGCCTCGGCGGGCAGGAGCGCCTGCAGGAGGCCGAGCAGCTGCTGGGCGCGCTCGAGGCGGCGGCCGAGTTGGAGGAAGTGCCAGCCGGTGTCGTGCGGCATCGACTCGAGCGTGAGGCCTTCGAGCGCGGTCAGGTGTTGCCGGAGCCAGGCGCAGGCGACGGTGTCGCCGGCCTTGCGGCGTTGGCGCAGGTGGCGGATCATTTGCCAGGCCTCGTGGGGCAGGCGGACCTTGAGCGTCTCGAGCAGGCGCACGAGGTTGGCGACGGTGGCGGTGAGGCTGGAGGAACGGGACGGATCGTCCGCGGCCTTGCGCACGAGCGCGGCGAGCTGGTCGAGGTCGGCCTCCGCGCCGGCGGGCGGCAGATCCTGCATGCGGAACAGCAACGCCAGCGTGTCGTGCGGCACCTCGGGGTCGAGCAGGGCGATCTCGTCGTGAAGCAGGGCCTCGAGTTTCTCGAGGCGGCGGGCCAGGGCGCCGGCCCGCTCGAGGTAGCGGCCGAGCCAGAAGAAATTGTTCGCCGTGCGGCTTGGCGTCGCCGCCGGATGGCGCAGCGTTTCGGCCGGGCGCGAGCTGAGCAGGATGGGCGGGTCGTCGGGCAGGCCCTCGTGCAGGATCCAGGTGTCCTTCGACACGCTGCCCTGCTGGAGGGAGACGATCATGTCCTCGCCGCGCGGGTTGCAGCGGGTGAGGCCGCCGGGCATCACGATGTAGTCGCCGTCGTGCCACGCGACGTAGAGCCGGGTGATGAACGGCATGGGTCGCAGGGCACCCTCGTGCCAGCCGGGCGTGGTGCTGTGGAAGACGCGCTCCTGCGCGCACCACGCGGAGGGGTTGGCGCGGATCTCGTCGGCGAGGGCGTGGCGCGCGGCCTTGCCCATCCACGCACCGTAGCGGGGTGCGGCGGAGCCGGCGGTGCGGAAGGTGGGCTTCACCACGAGGCTGGCGAGGTTGTCCAACACGTAGTCGCGCGGGCCTTCCTGGCCGCACCACCAGGTGGCGGCGTGGGGCATGAACAGGTCCTCGCCCAGCACCTGGCGGCAGAGCGGTTCGAGGAAGCCCAGCAGCGCCGGGGTTTCCAGCGCGCGGCAGCCGGGGGCGTTGGCGAGGGCGACGTGGCCCGAGTGGGCCGCGTGCAGCAGGCCGGGCACGCCGAGCAGGGACGCGGCATCGAGCTCGAGCGGGTCGCAATACTCGGAGTCGAGCCGGCGCAGCACGACGTCCACCTGCTGGAGGCCGCCGACGGTGCGGAGGAAGACCTTGCGGCCGCGCGTGGTGAGGTCCTCGCCCTCGACGAGGGTGTATCCGAGGTAGTTGGCGAGGTAGGCCTGTTCGAAATAGGTTTCGTTGGCCGAGCCGGGCGAGAGCAGCACGATGCGCGGGTCGTCGCTGCACGGCGCGAGGCTTTCGAGCGACTCGCGGTAGTCGTGGAAGAAATTGTAGAGCCGCCGCACGGGCGCGTGGTGGAACACGTCGGCCAGCGCCTGGCGCGTGATGATGCGGTTCTGGAGCGAGTAGCCGAGGCCGGAGGGCGCGTCGAGGCGGTCCTCGATCACCCACCAGCGGCCGTCGTGCGAGCGCGCGATGTCCACGGCCAGCGTGTGGAGAAAGACCGGCGTGCGGCGGGAGAGGCCGGACACGGGGCGCAGGAAATGCGGGTTCTGCATCGCGAGCGCGGCGGGCATGAGTCCGCCCTTGAGGAAACGCTGTTCGCCGTAGAGGTCGCGGAGCAGTTCGTTGAAGAGGTGGGCGCGCTGCTTGAGGCCGCGGGTGAGGTCGGCCCACTCGTCCGCGCCGATGAGCAGCGGCAGCACGTCGAGCGGCCAGAGCTGGGCGCCGGCGCGCTCGCCGCGATAGACGTTCATGTTCACGTCCTGCTCGACGATCGCGCGGTGACCGGCCTCGTTGGCGGCGGCGAGCGCGACGTGCGGGTTGCCGTGCAGGTGACTGAAAAACTGCGCCCAGGCGGGCCGCAGGTGCCCGGCGGCGTCAACGCACTCGTCGAACCGGCTGCCCTTGGGGGCATAGCCGTGGAGCAGGGTGCGGGCGCTGGAGCCGGGCGCGGACATGGGGGGAGTCTTCCAAAACGACAAGGGCAGGCAAGAGGGGAGATGGTTTTAACCACTAATGGCACCACCTACCGGTGTTGCTACAAGGTCCGCTCCGCCTGATCGGCTCCGCAATTGGGTCGGAGGCGTCGGCTAATCGCCGACAGGAAAACTGATTTTTATGGCGGCGATTAGCCGCCCCCCGAAACCCAATCCGGAGCCGATTAGGCGAAGGGGAACAAGTAAGCCGAACCGTTAGGGGAGGCATTAGTGGTTAAGTAACGGATCGGTTCATGGATTTCTTAGATCCAGCGTGAACGGCAGCTCTGGCTTCCCGGCGGGCGGGAGGTTTGCCCGCATGCCGCCGGGGGTGTGGCCGAGGCTTTGGAAGCGCGCGAGGCGGCGGCTCTCGGCCTCGTAGGAGTTCACCGGGAAGGTCTCGTAGCTGCGGCCGCCCGGGTGGGCGACGTGGTAGGTGCAGCCGCCGAGCGAGCGCTTGTTCCAGGTGTCCACCAGGTCGAACACCAGCGGGGCGTGCGAGGGGATCGTGGGGTGCAGGCACTCGGGCGGCTGCCAGGCGCGGAAGCGCACGCCGGCCACGCCCTCGCCGTTGACGCCGGTCGGGTGCAGCGGCACGCGGTGGCCGTTGGCCGTGAGCACGAAGCGGTCGCCGATGAGTCCGGTGGCCTTGACCTGCAGGCGCTCCAGCGAGCTGTCCACGTAACGCACGGTGCCGCCCGGGCCGGGCTCCTCGCCGAGGACGTGCCAAGGTTCAAGCGCGGCGCGCAACTCGACGTGGATGTCGCGGACGTTGAAGTCGCCGACGCGCGGGAAACGAAACTCGAAGTGCGGGTCGAACCAGTTGGCCTCGAAGGGCTGGCCGTCGAGGCGCAGGTCGCGGATCACGTCATTGAAGTCGGTGCGGTTGAAATGCGGCAGCATCCACCGGTCGTGCATGTCGGTGCCCCAGCGGACGAGGCCGTTCTTGTAGGGCTCCTTCCAGAATTTCGCCACGAGGCCGCGCAGCAGCAGGTGCTGGGCGAGGCTCATGCGCGCGTGCGGCGGCATCTCGAAGGCGCGCATCTCCACGAGGCCGAGGCGGCCGGTGGCGCTCTCAGGCGCGAAGAGCTTGTCGATGCTGAACTCGGCGCGGTGGGTGTTTCCCGTCGAGTCGGCGAGCAGGTTGCGGAAAAGGCGGTCCACCATCCACGGCGGCACGTTGTTGAACATCCCGAGCTGGCGGTCCATTTCCTTGAACGCGATCTCCAGCTCGTAGAGCGAGTCGTTGCGCGCCTCGTCGATGCGCGGGGCCTGCGAGGTCGGGCCGATGAACAGGCCGGAGAACAGCCAGCTGAGCGATGGGTGGTTCTGCCAGTAGGCGACCAGCGAGCGGAGCAGGTCGGGGCGGCGCAACACGGGCGAGTCGGAGGGTGTCTCGCCGCCGATGAGGATGTGGTTGCCGCCGCCCGTGCCGGAGTGGCGGCCGTCGAGCATGAACTTCTCGGTGCCGAGGCGGGTCTGCCGGGCCTCGTCGTAGAGCACGGTCGTGCGCTGGACGAGCTCGTCCCAGGTCTTGCTCGGGTGGAGGTTGACCTCAATGACGCCCGGGTCGGGGGTGACGGCGAGCTTGTTGATCCGCGGATCCTTCGGCGGGGCCTCGCCCTCGATGATGACGGGCACGCCCATCTCGGTGACGGTGGTCTCGATGCCGGAGATGAGGTCGAGGTAATCCTCGGTCGTGGTCACCGGCGGCATGAAGACGTGGAGCCGTCCGTCACGCGGTTGCACGCAGAGCGCGGTGCGGATGATCCACGGCGCGCTCTCGCCCTGCTGTGGGCGGCGGTTGGGGTCGGACTCCGGCGGCGGGAGGGGAGGGAGTTCCTCGGCCTTCTGCGCGCGCTGACCCGGGCCGTAGCCGGCGGGCGTCGGCGAATTGGCGCCGGCGAGCACGCGCTGGCCCGCGCGGATCGCGGCGAGGCGGCGGAGGTCGTAGGGCATCTCCTTGGGCAGGGCGCCGAGCTTGATCGACGGGTCCTGCGGGTAGTTCCACGGGTAATCCTTTTCCGCGACCCAAGGAATCGAATCGAGCGGCAGCCGCAGGCCCATGGGCGAATCGCCGGGGATCAGCCAGAGCGTGTCGTCGTCGCGCAGGAACCACGAACCGGAGATCCACCCCGGTTGGTTGCCGATGAGGGTGCGCTTGATCGGCAACGTGTAACCAACGACGGAGTCGAGGCCCTGCTGGAAGATGCGGGCGATGCGCTCGCGTTCGAGCTTGTCCTTGAGGTTGGTCTTGTCGGGCGTGACGTTCGACGGCAGGCGGCGCTCCTTCCACGTGTAGTAGAAGGCGTCCTCGTAGCCGGGGATGAGATGCTTCGGGTTGACGCCAAGGGTCTGGGCGAGACGCGTGGCGAGTTCCTTGGCCTCCTTCGGGCCATGGCCGTAATTCTTGGATTCGTCGGCGATGAGGGAATCGTCGTGCCAGATCGGAATGCCGTCCTTGCGCCAGTAGGCCGCGAGGGACCAGCGCGGCAGCTGCTCGCCGGGATACCACTTGCCCTGGCCGTAGTGGAGGAGGGC
This DNA window, taken from Oleiharenicola lentus, encodes the following:
- a CDS encoding transglutaminase family protein, producing the protein MPHYRITHQTVYQHAAAAGAAWQMLQLRPRAEAAQECLDFQLELHPAAPDLSTREDFFGNTRHFFSVREPHRELSITSHAVVRREAPALPLAGLSPSLVEARERVRHAISTGERFLLEQYLGPTTLVPLLPGTRELADGLDPAIPVLAWIEELGRRFAEEFTFDPTATDVSTPLADALEKKRGVCQDFTHLFLSCVRQHGLPGAYVSGYLLTEPPPGQPRLRGADAMHAWVSVFVPEVGWVDYDPTNACFPAAGHIVVARGRDYADVSPTRGVFTGSYSPLLRVEVTVEPTT
- a CDS encoding circularly permuted type 2 ATP-grasp protein, with translation MSAPGSSARTLLHGYAPKGSRFDECVDAAGHLRPAWAQFFSHLHGNPHVALAAANEAGHRAIVEQDVNMNVYRGERAGAQLWPLDVLPLLIGADEWADLTRGLKQRAHLFNELLRDLYGEQRFLKGGLMPAALAMQNPHFLRPVSGLSRRTPVFLHTLAVDIARSHDGRWWVIEDRLDAPSGLGYSLQNRIITRQALADVFHHAPVRRLYNFFHDYRESLESLAPCSDDPRIVLLSPGSANETYFEQAYLANYLGYTLVEGEDLTTRGRKVFLRTVGGLQQVDVVLRRLDSEYCDPLELDAASLLGVPGLLHAAHSGHVALANAPGCRALETPALLGFLEPLCRQVLGEDLFMPHAATWWCGQEGPRDYVLDNLASLVVKPTFRTAGSAAPRYGAWMGKAARHALADEIRANPSAWCAQERVFHSTTPGWHEGALRPMPFITRLYVAWHDGDYIVMPGGLTRCNPRGEDMIVSLQQGSVSKDTWILHEGLPDDPPILLSSRPAETLRHPAATPSRTANNFFWLGRYLERAGALARRLEKLEALLHDEIALLDPEVPHDTLALLFRMQDLPPAGAEADLDQLAALVRKAADDPSRSSSLTATVANLVRLLETLKVRLPHEAWQMIRHLRQRRKAGDTVACAWLRQHLTALEGLTLESMPHDTGWHFLQLGRRLERAQQLLGLLQALLPAEAGGKPPTEFRLQTLLHLADALFTYRHAYHGAVDTGAVIDWLVISADNPRSLRFQADEINRHLATLPLDLAPRAVAALRHQSVRVLGGIHLNDAARLATHPAEAAQLLRDQQRHLAALNDELSHIYFSHAEGR
- a CDS encoding DUF2126 domain-containing protein produces the protein MAIHVALNHRTSYQYDRPVTLGPQVIRLRPAPHCRTPILSYSLKLTPAKGHFLNWQQDAFGNYLARVVYPEKVTEFQVEVDVVAEMSVYNPFDFFLEPYAEKFPFTYEKKLATELAPFLRKNARKPKFGAFVASIDLKPQRTIDFLVALNSAVNRMVRYVIRMEPGVQTPEKTLTLASGSCRDSAWLLVNALRHCGLAARFVSGYLIQLKADQKALDGPSGAEQDFTDLHAWCEVYLPGAGWIGLDPTSGLLAGEGHIPLACSPEPSSAAAISGGVDECETEFDFAMSVTRVHESPRVTKPYTEEQWAKIEALGHAIDADLVKHDVRLTMGGEPTFVSLDDPDGPEWNFTAVSPKKRQLSGELIKRLRTKFAPGALLHYGQGKWYPGEQLPRWSLAAYWRKDGIPIWHDDSLIADESKNYGHGPKEAKELATRLAQTLGVNPKHLIPGYEDAFYYTWKERRLPSNVTPDKTNLKDKLERERIARIFQQGLDSVVGYTLPIKRTLIGNQPGWISGSWFLRDDDTLWLIPGDSPMGLRLPLDSIPWVAEKDYPWNYPQDPSIKLGALPKEMPYDLRRLAAIRAGQRVLAGANSPTPAGYGPGQRAQKAEELPPLPPPESDPNRRPQQGESAPWIIRTALCVQPRDGRLHVFMPPVTTTEDYLDLISGIETTVTEMGVPVIIEGEAPPKDPRINKLAVTPDPGVIEVNLHPSKTWDELVQRTTVLYDEARQTRLGTEKFMLDGRHSGTGGGNHILIGGETPSDSPVLRRPDLLRSLVAYWQNHPSLSWLFSGLFIGPTSQAPRIDEARNDSLYELEIAFKEMDRQLGMFNNVPPWMVDRLFRNLLADSTGNTHRAEFSIDKLFAPESATGRLGLVEMRAFEMPPHARMSLAQHLLLRGLVAKFWKEPYKNGLVRWGTDMHDRWMLPHFNRTDFNDVIRDLRLDGQPFEANWFDPHFEFRFPRVGDFNVRDIHVELRAALEPWHVLGEEPGPGGTVRYVDSSLERLQVKATGLIGDRFVLTANGHRVPLHPTGVNGEGVAGVRFRAWQPPECLHPTIPSHAPLVFDLVDTWNKRSLGGCTYHVAHPGGRSYETFPVNSYEAESRRLARFQSLGHTPGGMRANLPPAGKPELPFTLDLRNP